Proteins from one Mercurialis annua linkage group LG7, ddMerAnnu1.2, whole genome shotgun sequence genomic window:
- the LOC126655772 gene encoding uncharacterized protein LOC126655772, translating to MSMILSLLFISLSLLITILFKFATSDGDFTLMSKKHVKREQIEDKVFWITGASRGIGEILAKQLASLGAKLILSARNEAELERVKSQLQGKYAPGDVKILPLDLASGEDSLREAVEKAESFFSEAGVDYMIHNAAYERPKATALDVTEESLKATFDINVLGTLSLTRLLAPFMLKRGRGHFVVMSSAAGKVPTPGQAVYSASKFALNGYFQSLRSELYQKGIKVTIVCPGPIETSNGYGVGSSERKGSEKRVSSERCAELTIIAASHGLKEAWISNQPVLAVMYVVQYMPTIGYWLMDKIGGKRVEVAEKKGDTYSWNLLFGKKKAT from the exons ATGTCTATGATTCTGTCTCTGCTCTTCATTTCTTTATCTCTTCTTATTACCATACTCTTCAAGTTCGCCACATCCGATG GAGACTTCACATTGATGTCCAAGAAGCACGTAAAACGGGAACAAATTGAGGATAAG GTTTTTTGGATTACTGGAGCTAGCCGTGGAATAG GTGAAATTCTTGCTAAGCAATTGGCAAGTTTAGGTGCCAAGCTCATTCTCTCTGCTCGGAATGAGGCTGAGTTGGAACGGGTTAAGAGCCAACTGCAAG GTAAATATGCACCTGGTGATGTGAAGATTCTACCTTTAGATTTGGCATCTGGTGAAGATTCACTTAGAGAGGCTGTGGAGAAAGCTGAGTCCTTTTTCTCTGAAGCTGGTGTTGATTATATGATCCATAATGCAGCATATGAACGTCCT AAAGCAACAGCGTTGGACGTAACTGAGGAAAGTCTTAAG GCAACATTCGACATCAATGTTCTAGGGACATTGTCTCTTACTCGGCTACTAGCACCCTTTATGCTGAAACGAGGCAGAGGCCATTTTGTGGTG ATGAGCAGTGCTGCAGGAAAGGTACCTACTCCTGGTCAGGCTGTATACTCTGCTTCGAAATTTGCTCTGAACGGATACTTTCAATCCTTGCGTTCTGAG CTCTACCAAAAAGGGATTAAGGTGACCATTGTCTGTCCTGGGCCAATAGAAACATCAAATGGTTATGGAGTGGGAAGCTCAGAAAGGAAGGGTTCTGAG AAGCGCGTGTCTTCAGAAAGGTGTGCGGAACTGACAATTATTGCTGCAAGCCATGGCTTAAAGGAAGCTTGGATATCAAACCAG CCTGTGCTAGCTGTTATGTATGTAGTGCAATACATGCCGACCATTGGCTACTGGCTCATGGACAAG
- the LOC126656584 gene encoding uncharacterized protein LOC126656584 has translation MCTPLAPMRLLLTTTTTTTSFFSSSSFEFHSKSLKSANPILNHSCFSRKQSLSPSNLTWLCGYMRRDQDMDCWKAEEENFVSRFGSDEDTGTQIPTQVQSLVEGSSTAVMTEYKPAPDVDYLQELLAIQQQGPRDIGFFGTRNMGFMHQELIEILSYALVITKNHIYTSGASGTNAAVIRGALRAEKPELLTVILPQSLMKQPPESQELLAKVKNVIEKPNNDHLPLIEASRLCNMDIISQVQQVICFAFHDSKLLMETCQEAKNLRKIVTLFYLD, from the exons ATGTGCACACCCTTAGCTCCTATGAGGCTCCTATtaaccaccaccaccactaccacctcttttttttcatcttcttcctttGAATTTCATTCTAAATCACTTAAATCAGCGAACCCAATTCTCAATCATTCATGTTTTTCCAGAAAGCAGAGCCTTTCACCCTCCAATCTCACG TGGCTTTGTGGATATATGAGAAGAGATCAAGATATGGATTGTTGGAAGGCGGAAGAGGAGAATTTTGTCTCCAGATTTGGTTCTGATGAAGATACTGGCACGCAAATTCCAACCCAAGTCCAGTCTCTTGTAGAAGGATCAAGCACAGCAGTGATGACAGAGTATAAACCTGCTCCTGATGTTGACTATCTACAG GAGTTATTGGCCATTCAACAGCAAGGCCCCAGAGATATTGGCTTTTTCGGGACACGGAACATGGGATTCATGCATCAAGAACTCATTGAGATTCTTAGTTATGCCCTTGTTATAACT AAAAATCATATTTATACATCAGGTGCATCTGGGACTAATGCAGCTGTTATCAGAGGTGCTTTAAGAGCAGAGAAACCAGAGCTGCTTACAGTAATCTTGCCTCAGAGTTTGATGAAACAGCCACCTGAGAGCCAGGAATTACTGGCGAAA GTGAAGAATGTGATAGAGAAACCTAACAATGATCATTTACCACTGATTGAAGCCAGCAG GTTGTGTAATATGGACATCATTTCACAAGTACAGCAAGTGATTTGCTTTGCCTTCCATGACAGCAAGCTACTCATGGAAACCTGTCAAGAAGCGAAAAACCTGAGGAAAATCGTGACTCTGTTTTACCTGGACTGA
- the LOC126656585 gene encoding acyl carrier protein 2, mitochondrial codes for MAARTALLKYLRVNVHSVPQNPNPNTSGLFSLSFNAILRRFSEEVRGSFLDKSEVTDRVLNVVKNFQKVDPSKVTPTSHFNNDLGLDSLDTVEVVMALEEEFGFEIPDNEADKISSINLAVDFISSHPQAK; via the exons ATGGCGGCGAGAACAGCTTTGCTGAAGTACTTGAGAGTTAATGTACACTCCGTACctcaaaaccctaaccctaatacCAGTGGCCTATTCTCACTCTCATTCAACGCGATACTACGTCGTTTCTCGGAGGAGGTCAGGGGTTCATTCCTTGACAAATCTGAGGTTACAGATCGTGTTCTTAACGTCGTTAAGAATTTCCAGAAAGTTGATCCTTCCAAG gTTACACCAACTTCCCATTTCAATAATGATCTTGGTTTAGATAGCTTGGACACAGTAGAGGTTGTGATGGCTCTGGAAGAAGAGTTTGGATTTGAGATTCCAGATAATGAAGCAGACAAGATCAGCTCCATCAATCTCGCAGTCGACTTCATATCTTCACACCCTCAAGCTAAATAA
- the LOC126656582 gene encoding calreticulin-3, with protein sequence MGKLSLYQFPKILKLLSFFCFFVQFSVCEVIFEERFDDGWQSRWVRSDWKRSQGKAGTFKHTAGKWSGDPDDKGIQTTNDAKHFAISAKIPEFNNKNRTLVLQYSVRFEQDIECGGGYIKLLSGFVNQKKFGGDTPYSVMFGPDICGTQKKHLHVILSYQGQNYPIKKELECETDKLTHFYTFILRPDASYSILIDGRERDSGSMYTDWDILPPRKLRDTKAKKPADWDDREYIDDPNAVKPEGYDRIPKEISDPNAKEPDDWDDEESGVWRPARIPNPAYKGPWRPKRIKNPNYKGKWKVPYIDNPEFEDDPDLYVLKPIKYVGLEIWQVKAGSVFDNILICDDPEYAKEVVTEVFANREIEKEAFEEAEKIRKAREEEEAQRAREEGERRRKERGYDRRHRDRYRDKYRKNYMDDYHDEL encoded by the exons ATGGGGAAGCTTTCTTTATATCAGTTTCCTAAAATACTTAAGCTGCTgtcatttttctgtttttttgttCAGTTTTCAGTTTGTGAGGTCATTTTTGAAGAAAGATTTGATG ATGGATGGCAAAGCCGTTGGGTTAGATCGGATTGGAAGAGGAGTCAAGGCAAAGCCGGAACCTTTAAACACACTGCCGGAAAGTGGTCTGGAGATCCAGATGATAAAG GTATTCAGACTACTAATGACGCCAAACATTTTGCAATATCCGCAAAGATACCAGAATTCAACAACAAGAACAGAACTTTGGTCCTTCAGTATTCTGTAAGATTTGAGCAGGACATCGAATGTGGTGGTGGTTACATAAAGCTTCTCTCCGGATTCGTAAATCAAAAGAAATTCGGTGGAGACACTCCATACAG TGTAATGTTTGGACCAGATATATGCGGCACACAAAAAAAGCACCTGCATGTTATTCTCTCATACCAAGGCCAAAATTATCCAATCAAAAAGGAGTTGGAATGTGAAACGGACAAATTGACTCATTTCTACACATTTATTCTAAGGCCTGATGCAAGTTATAGCATCCTAATTGATGGTCGGGAAAGGGATTCGGGAAGCATGTACACAGATTGGGATATTCTTCCTCCACGGAAACTTAGAGATACCAAAGCGAAAAAG CCTGCAGACTGGGATGACCGAGAATATATCGATGATCCTAATGCTGTCAAACCTGAG GGATATGATAGAATTCCAAAAGAAATTTCTGATCCAAATGCTAAAGAG CCTGATGATTGGGATGATGAAGAGAGTGGCGTATGGAGACCAGCTAGGATACCAAATCCAGCATATAAAGGACCATGGAGGCCTAAG AGAATCAAGAACCCTAATTACAAGGGAAAATGGAAGGTTCCTTATATTGACAACCCAG AGTTTGAAGACGACCCTGATCTTTACGTGCTTAAGCCCATAAAGTATGTCGGACTTGAAATTTGGCAG GTGAAGGCTGGTTCAGTTTTCGACAACATTTTGATATGCGATGATCCAGAATACGCGAAAGAAGTGGTTACGGAAGTTTTTGCCAATAGGGAG ATAGAAAAAGAAGCATTTGAGGAAGCAGAAAAAATCCGAAAAGCTAGAGAGGAAGAg GAAGCTCAAAGAGCTAGAGAGGAAGGTGAAAGGAGAAGAAAGGAAAGAGGGTACGACCGACGCCACCGAGACAGATATCGAGATAAATACAGAAAG AACTACATGGACGACTATCAT GATGAACTgtga